From Arcticibacter tournemirensis, one genomic window encodes:
- a CDS encoding efflux RND transporter permease subunit yields MKEGFSGKIAKAFIQSKLTILLMFAFLLIGAYSTYLIPREEEPQIEVPLADIFIGFPGASPQEVETRVIAPVEKIISNVKGVEYVHSTSMKGQGMLIVQFYVGEDPERSLVKLYNEILKNMDKMPSGVTMPLIKTRAIDDVPVLGLTLWSDKYDDYMLRQIGQTLSNEIKKIPDVAAVTVTGGRSRELKIILDKDKMAENRVDFLSIARQIQASNSSMTSGNMLKADTAYSVTTNSFISSAEEARNLIVGINQQQPVYLHQVANVEDGPATPAQYVGFGYGKADAKNTVSFPSEYPAVTLSIAKKKGADAMKLSELILKKSESLKKDLISPDVHLTTTRNYGETASDKVSELLFHLFIAIVVVTLFVMLAMGWRGGLVVFLSVPVTFALTLFSYYFLDYTLNRITLFALVFITGIVVDDSIIIAENMHRHFKLKKLPFHQAAIFAINEVGNPTILATFTVIAAVLPMAFVSGMMGPYMSPMPIGASIAMLLSLIVALTLTPYLGYLFLREKDDRKERKPVQMEQTRIYRIYHSFINPLLESRKKRWIFMGSVVVILLASFVLFYTRSVAVKMLPFDNKNEFQVIIDMPEGTPLEKTNAAAREIAQYIAKQPLVVNYQTYTGTAGPISFNGLVRHYDLRRGDNVADIQVNLVDKKDRSLQSHDIAKSVRAGVQAIGKRYNANVKIVEVPPGPPVLSTLVAEIYGPDYEQQVKVARDVKKLLGETPDVVDVDWMIEDDQPEYRFDVDKEKAMKYGIAPQQIVATMNAALSGMDAGTLHSPSSFDQVNIRLQLNDQSKDGINELKSLKVIGQQGNAVPVGDLVTVTKDTSPGSIYRKNQKRVVYVVGDMAGKLESPFYAMSSISERLKTIKLPAGYTLNEEYSKQPDSEENYTLKWDGEWQITYEVFRDLGIAFLVVIIIIYVLIVGWFQDFKVPVIMLSAIPLSLIGIIIGHWLMGSYFTATSMIGFIALAGVMVRNSVLLIDFINIRIKEGIPLKQSIIEAGAVRTTPILLTAGAVALGAVVILFDPIFQGLAISLMGGTITSTFLTLLVVPLLYYKMMRRKVK; encoded by the coding sequence ATGAAAGAAGGATTTTCAGGTAAAATAGCTAAGGCATTTATCCAATCGAAGCTTACCATTCTGCTGATGTTTGCATTCCTGCTGATAGGCGCCTACAGCACCTATCTTATCCCAAGGGAAGAAGAACCTCAGATAGAAGTGCCCCTTGCCGATATTTTTATCGGCTTTCCCGGAGCCTCACCTCAGGAAGTGGAAACCAGGGTGATTGCTCCTGTTGAGAAAATTATCTCCAATGTAAAGGGGGTGGAATACGTTCACTCCACGAGTATGAAAGGCCAGGGCATGCTCATCGTTCAGTTTTATGTTGGCGAAGACCCCGAGCGGTCGCTGGTAAAGCTCTATAATGAGATTCTCAAGAATATGGACAAAATGCCTTCGGGTGTTACCATGCCGCTGATAAAAACCAGGGCGATAGACGACGTACCCGTACTCGGCCTTACCCTCTGGAGCGATAAGTATGATGATTATATGCTGAGGCAGATCGGTCAGACCCTCAGTAACGAGATCAAGAAGATTCCGGATGTAGCAGCGGTGACTGTCACCGGAGGAAGAAGCAGGGAGCTAAAGATCATTCTCGACAAGGATAAAATGGCAGAGAACCGGGTCGACTTTCTGAGCATAGCCAGGCAAATCCAGGCAAGCAACAGCTCTATGACTTCAGGAAATATGCTGAAAGCAGATACCGCCTACTCGGTAACGACCAACAGCTTTATCAGCAGTGCCGAAGAAGCTCGCAACCTGATTGTCGGCATTAACCAGCAGCAGCCCGTTTATCTTCATCAGGTAGCGAACGTTGAAGACGGACCAGCAACACCTGCCCAGTACGTGGGTTTCGGGTACGGAAAAGCCGATGCCAAAAATACAGTCTCCTTCCCGTCCGAATATCCTGCGGTTACACTTTCCATCGCTAAAAAGAAGGGAGCAGACGCGATGAAGCTCTCTGAGCTGATCCTTAAAAAGTCAGAAAGCCTGAAAAAAGATCTGATATCACCGGATGTACACCTAACCACTACAAGGAATTACGGCGAAACGGCATCCGACAAGGTTTCCGAACTGCTGTTCCATTTATTTATCGCTATTGTTGTCGTTACGCTCTTTGTCATGCTTGCCATGGGCTGGCGGGGCGGATTGGTAGTATTCCTTTCAGTACCCGTGACTTTTGCGCTCACCCTGTTCAGCTACTATTTTCTGGACTATACACTCAACCGTATTACCCTGTTTGCGCTGGTATTTATCACGGGAATTGTGGTGGATGACTCGATCATCATTGCCGAAAACATGCACCGGCACTTTAAGCTGAAAAAACTTCCCTTTCACCAGGCGGCAATTTTTGCTATCAATGAAGTGGGAAATCCAACCATACTGGCCACATTTACGGTAATAGCAGCAGTGCTTCCGATGGCGTTCGTATCCGGCATGATGGGTCCTTATATGAGCCCCATGCCTATTGGCGCTTCCATCGCCATGTTGTTGTCGCTGATCGTGGCGCTCACGCTTACCCCCTATCTCGGGTACCTTTTCCTTCGCGAAAAAGACGATCGCAAGGAAAGAAAGCCAGTACAGATGGAGCAAACGCGTATCTACAGAATATACCACTCTTTCATTAATCCACTGCTTGAGTCGCGGAAAAAAAGATGGATCTTTATGGGAAGCGTCGTGGTTATCCTCCTGGCTTCATTTGTTTTATTCTACACCCGGTCGGTTGCAGTCAAAATGCTTCCCTTTGATAATAAAAATGAATTCCAGGTAATTATAGACATGCCCGAGGGCACTCCGCTGGAAAAAACCAACGCGGCAGCCCGTGAAATTGCCCAGTACATAGCCAAACAACCTCTGGTTGTAAATTATCAAACCTATACAGGAACTGCCGGCCCGATAAGCTTTAACGGATTGGTGCGGCATTACGACCTGCGGCGGGGAGACAATGTGGCCGATATACAGGTAAACCTCGTCGACAAAAAAGACCGCAGTCTTCAAAGTCACGACATCGCCAAATCTGTCCGTGCCGGCGTCCAGGCAATAGGAAAACGATACAACGCCAACGTCAAAATAGTGGAAGTGCCACCAGGCCCGCCGGTGCTTTCAACACTCGTTGCGGAGATCTACGGTCCCGACTATGAACAGCAGGTTAAAGTAGCCCGCGATGTAAAAAAGCTGCTCGGCGAAACACCCGATGTGGTGGATGTTGATTGGATGATTGAGGATGACCAGCCCGAATACCGTTTTGACGTCGACAAGGAAAAGGCAATGAAGTATGGAATTGCCCCTCAGCAAATCGTAGCAACCATGAATGCTGCCTTGTCGGGCATGGATGCAGGCACGCTGCATAGCCCCTCCTCTTTTGATCAGGTAAACATACGGCTTCAGTTGAACGACCAGTCGAAAGACGGCATTAATGAACTGAAGAGCCTTAAGGTGATCGGGCAGCAAGGCAATGCCGTTCCCGTAGGCGATCTGGTTACAGTTACAAAGGACACCAGTCCCGGGAGTATATACCGCAAGAATCAGAAACGCGTAGTGTATGTAGTGGGAGACATGGCGGGAAAATTGGAAAGCCCGTTTTATGCAATGAGCAGCATCTCCGAAAGGCTTAAAACGATAAAGCTTCCGGCGGGATATACGCTGAACGAGGAGTACAGTAAACAACCGGACTCTGAAGAGAACTATACCCTGAAGTGGGACGGAGAGTGGCAGATCACCTATGAAGTATTCAGGGACCTGGGCATTGCATTCCTGGTAGTGATCATTATCATTTACGTCCTTATTGTAGGCTGGTTCCAGGACTTCAAGGTCCCGGTAATCATGCTCTCAGCAATTCCTCTTTCGCTGATCGGGATTATCATCGGGCATTGGCTCATGGGAAGCTATTTTACTGCCACTTCCATGATCGGGTTCATTGCATTGGCAGGTGTGATGGTAAGAAACTCTGTTCTCCTTATTGATTTTATCAATATCAGGATCAAAGAAGGCATTCCGTTGAAACAATCGATTATAGAAGCGGGGGCGGTAAGGACCACTCCTATCCTTCTCACGGCGGGGGCTGTCGCGCTGGGTGCCGTGGTCATCCTGTTCGACCCGATATTTCAGGGACTGGCTATTTCCCTTATGGGTGGAACCATCACATCAACCTTCCTCACCCTGCTGGTTGTGCCGCTTCTGTACTACAAAATGATGAGAAGAAAAGTTAAGTAA
- a CDS encoding sensor histidine kinase yields the protein MTINKIAYLLYPRMLLRISLHLLFWGLLFLLRFYLTLISFNVYSGFPVGIVALLSISAIALIAAFYYVLVTFVWPRLLRKRKYFRAFVVLITLLIVYTTADTVLERIILNACGDCMATMAKNQPGYYSLICSDISNIVLKRVLSFGSPFSLILVLFVPLCIKAVLNAYRSSIESLKLAKENIQLEFNFLKAQLNPHFLFNTMNNIYGLILSGEKERSANLVSRLSELLRYILYDSNGDSLPLAKEVKLINDYIELEKVRLNFTKVVFDCRIDEGDYEIAPLLLIPLIENAFKFSPDEPGSYISIFLDVLNGRLRFTVDNNIDQQRVSIHRGGIGLKNLEKRLALCYPDRYWYESSVSQTDYSANLTIDLV from the coding sequence ATGACTATAAATAAGATCGCTTATCTGTTATATCCCAGGATGTTGCTGCGGATCTCTCTGCACCTTCTTTTCTGGGGGCTGCTCTTTTTACTGCGATTTTATCTCACACTGATTTCTTTTAATGTTTACAGCGGTTTTCCTGTTGGCATCGTTGCCCTGCTCAGCATATCCGCCATCGCATTGATAGCGGCCTTTTACTATGTATTGGTTACTTTCGTATGGCCCCGGCTGTTAAGAAAAAGAAAGTACTTTAGAGCTTTTGTTGTACTTATTACACTCCTGATCGTTTATACGACAGCCGATACTGTGCTGGAGCGCATAATACTAAATGCCTGTGGGGACTGCATGGCGACTATGGCCAAAAATCAACCTGGCTATTATAGCTTGATTTGTTCGGATATCTCCAATATTGTGTTGAAGCGTGTCCTTAGTTTTGGAAGCCCGTTTTCTTTAATTTTGGTGCTATTTGTTCCCTTATGTATTAAAGCTGTGCTGAATGCATATCGCAGCAGTATTGAAAGCCTGAAGCTTGCGAAGGAGAATATTCAGCTTGAATTTAATTTCCTGAAAGCTCAGTTGAATCCGCACTTTTTATTCAATACGATGAATAATATATATGGATTGATTTTGAGCGGCGAAAAAGAGCGGTCGGCAAACCTGGTGTCGAGGCTCTCGGAGTTACTCCGGTATATTTTATACGATTCAAACGGAGATAGCCTGCCGCTTGCAAAAGAAGTGAAACTGATTAATGATTATATCGAACTGGAGAAAGTAAGGCTAAACTTTACAAAAGTGGTTTTCGACTGCCGCATCGATGAAGGGGATTACGAAATAGCGCCGTTGTTGCTGATCCCGCTTATCGAAAATGCGTTTAAGTTCAGTCCGGACGAGCCTGGCTCGTATATTAGCATTTTTCTGGATGTGTTAAACGGCAGACTGCGCTTTACCGTTGATAACAATATTGACCAACAGAGGGTTAGCATTCATAGGGGAGGTATTGGTTTAAAGAACCTCGAAAAAAGACTGGCGTTATGCTATCCCGATAGGTACTGGTATGAAAGTTCGGTATCGCAAACAGATTATTCGGCAAATTTAACGATCGATTTAGTATGA
- a CDS encoding Crp/Fnr family transcriptional regulator: MSNLLFTDPRLQEEIKNNTRTKLISKDTTFLLPGDHIVFIPIVLKGVLRIVREDEEGREVFLYHLYPSETCAMAINCCQAGKKSMVKAIAEDDTELLLVPVKMIEDWFKYPEWRMFINNTYSTRFEELIRVIDLVSFSNLDQQILHYLEKRCTAAGSSTLTITHQQIADELHTHREAVSRLLRTMEEKKMVRLGRNSIELLN, translated from the coding sequence ATGAGCAACTTACTTTTTACTGATCCCCGCCTGCAGGAAGAAATTAAAAACAATACGCGAACAAAGCTGATCAGCAAGGATACTACATTTCTTCTGCCTGGTGATCATATTGTTTTTATTCCAATTGTGCTAAAAGGAGTACTTCGTATCGTACGGGAAGATGAAGAAGGAAGAGAAGTATTTTTGTATCACCTCTACCCTTCCGAAACCTGTGCCATGGCAATAAACTGTTGCCAGGCCGGAAAGAAAAGTATGGTGAAGGCCATTGCCGAAGACGACACCGAACTGCTGCTGGTGCCCGTTAAAATGATTGAGGACTGGTTCAAATATCCCGAATGGAGAATGTTTATCAACAACACCTACAGCACCCGGTTCGAAGAGCTGATCCGGGTTATTGATCTCGTTTCCTTCAGCAATCTCGACCAGCAAATTCTTCACTATCTCGAAAAAAGATGTACAGCGGCGGGCAGCAGCACCTTAACCATTACCCACCAGCAAATTGCCGACGAATTGCATACCCATAGAGAGGCTGTAAGCAGGCTTCTGCGTACCATGGAAGAAAAGAAAATGGTACGACTGGGCCGCAATAGTATTGAACTGCTGAACTAA
- a CDS encoding rhodanese-like domain-containing protein, with translation MTDLFKFLLFWRNPVNFKELVDNGALIIDVRTPGEYKSGHIQGSVNIPLNKLNDSIAMLRKRSKPVITCCASGMRSASAVYVLKAGGIEEVYNGGAWKKLSRRTG, from the coding sequence ATGACAGACTTATTTAAATTCCTGCTGTTCTGGAGAAATCCGGTAAATTTCAAAGAGCTGGTTGATAACGGGGCGCTTATTATAGATGTCAGAACACCCGGAGAATACAAAAGCGGCCACATACAAGGATCGGTAAATATCCCTTTAAACAAGCTGAATGATAGTATTGCTATGCTCAGGAAGAGAAGCAAACCGGTAATAACCTGCTGTGCCTCGGGCATGCGAAGCGCTTCCGCAGTTTACGTGTTGAAGGCCGGCGGTATTGAAGAAGTGTACAACGGCGGAGCATGGAAAAAATTAAGCAGGAGGACAGGATGA
- a CDS encoding PRC-barrel domain-containing protein, producing MIRSIQSLINNRIAATDGEVGKVKDMYFDDQTWRLRYLVVETGNWLFGRKVLISPVALGEPDWDAGFFPANLTTDQVKNSPDVNSEKPVSRQEEADLHNHYSWPGFGVGGAGFVTTGMVGAVIDPTVPLDEAVYQDSKSADPHLRSFSQVQGYDVYFTGEHPVGEVADLLIDTSSWRIIAMQIGKGGNGEESGNYFVSTSVVKKIEYETSSLFIDPNEELKQSVDEISPVIE from the coding sequence ATGATACGGAGTATTCAGAGTTTAATTAATAACAGGATAGCTGCAACTGATGGTGAGGTTGGAAAGGTTAAGGATATGTATTTTGATGATCAAACCTGGCGGCTTAGGTATCTGGTAGTAGAAACAGGGAACTGGTTATTCGGACGAAAGGTTCTTATATCGCCGGTTGCCCTGGGCGAACCGGACTGGGATGCCGGTTTCTTCCCCGCTAATCTTACCACTGATCAGGTTAAGAACAGTCCGGATGTGAATAGTGAGAAACCAGTATCCCGACAAGAAGAAGCAGATCTTCATAATCACTATTCGTGGCCTGGCTTTGGCGTTGGCGGAGCTGGTTTTGTTACTACGGGAATGGTGGGTGCTGTAATTGATCCTACGGTTCCGCTAGACGAAGCAGTATATCAGGATAGCAAAAGCGCTGACCCTCATCTGCGAAGTTTTAGTCAGGTACAAGGCTACGATGTATACTTCACAGGAGAACACCCGGTAGGCGAAGTGGCAGATCTTCTCATCGACACATCATCGTGGAGGATTATCGCTATGCAAATAGGGAAGGGTGGTAATGGGGAAGAATCAGGCAACTACTTTGTTTCGACGAGCGTTGTAAAGAAAATTGAATATGAAACATCTTCTTTATTCATAGATCCGAATGAGGAACTGAAACAAAGCGTTGATGAAATTTCTCCGGTTATTGAATAA
- a CDS encoding TolC family protein produces MTTNQLSVFLLSFGLLPFTFLNAQQAPETMSLNDAVAIALKNNRDIQVAELDEKIARARYQQTSAIFLPQAAISYSALTTNNPLNAFGFKLQQRTITQNDFNPDQLNHPSATSDFSAKLEVQQPLINPDLIWQRKAAKNEAELYEYKKIRTREYLEFQVKNAYHQLQLAAEAGDVLEEALNTARAIHTFTGNRLKQGLLQKSDLLNVKVTVSAIESDLASAKSGIRNASDLLSLLLNKPLGVVYRTEKLQQNAPIASKDESLQVPSGRADLLAMQKAIEASGNGIKSTRLSWLPKLNAFGNYQLNDQTFAGSGATSWLAGIQLSWNIFSGNKTRNLVNQQKLERNKLVVQFDAQKEQAQMELDKTYRDLSDSMFKTEQAKAAVEHAAEALRILKNRYEQGLANTTDVLAAQTQLSQQKLSLVQATFLSNIAAERLHFLTSSANK; encoded by the coding sequence ATGACAACAAATCAATTATCCGTTTTTCTTCTGTCGTTCGGCCTGTTGCCCTTTACTTTTTTGAACGCACAGCAGGCGCCAGAGACGATGAGCCTGAACGATGCTGTTGCCATCGCTCTGAAAAACAACCGCGATATTCAGGTAGCTGAACTTGACGAAAAGATTGCCAGAGCGCGTTACCAACAGACCAGCGCCATATTTCTTCCTCAGGCAGCGATTTCCTATTCGGCTCTTACAACAAATAATCCCCTGAATGCTTTCGGGTTTAAACTCCAGCAGCGGACAATCACGCAAAATGACTTTAATCCCGACCAGCTAAATCATCCATCGGCAACCAGCGATTTCTCCGCCAAACTCGAAGTGCAGCAACCGCTGATCAATCCCGATCTGATCTGGCAGCGTAAAGCGGCAAAAAATGAGGCAGAGCTTTACGAATATAAAAAGATACGGACCAGAGAATATCTTGAGTTCCAGGTAAAGAATGCCTACCACCAACTTCAGCTTGCTGCCGAAGCTGGTGACGTTTTAGAGGAAGCTTTGAACACCGCACGTGCCATTCATACTTTTACCGGCAACCGGCTAAAACAGGGGCTTCTGCAGAAATCAGACTTGCTGAATGTCAAGGTAACTGTTTCGGCGATCGAAAGTGACCTTGCTTCTGCCAAAAGCGGTATCCGGAACGCATCTGACCTTCTCAGCCTGCTGCTTAACAAACCTTTGGGTGTAGTGTATCGCACTGAAAAGCTTCAACAGAACGCTCCCATTGCCAGTAAAGACGAAAGCCTGCAGGTTCCTTCAGGGAGGGCCGATCTTCTGGCTATGCAAAAAGCAATTGAAGCGTCGGGAAATGGCATAAAATCCACCCGGCTGAGCTGGCTTCCGAAACTGAATGCATTTGGAAATTACCAGCTGAACGACCAGACTTTTGCCGGAAGCGGCGCAACCTCCTGGCTTGCCGGTATCCAGCTGTCCTGGAATATCTTCAGCGGCAACAAAACCAGAAATCTTGTAAATCAGCAAAAGCTGGAACGCAACAAGTTAGTAGTGCAGTTTGATGCGCAGAAAGAGCAGGCGCAGATGGAACTTGACAAAACTTACCGCGATCTTTCAGACAGCATGTTTAAGACAGAACAGGCGAAAGCCGCCGTAGAGCATGCCGCAGAAGCGCTCCGCATCCTGAAGAACAGGTATGAACAGGGCCTTGCCAACACCACAGATGTTCTGGCAGCTCAAACACAACTTTCCCAGCAGAAGCTATCCCTGGTCCAGGCCACATTTCTCAGCAATATAGCTGCAGAACGACTTCATTTCTTAACCAGTTCAGCAAACAAATAA
- a CDS encoding LytR/AlgR family response regulator transcription factor translates to MNIKCMVVDDEPIARDMLETYIGRIPELTLVKSCMNAAEAYDVLHEYAVDLIFLDIQMPVISGTEFLRSLRKPPLVVFTTAYSKYAVEGFELNSVDYLLKPIVFERFYQAVQKVMDRLSGYVPAHAETQEPPDYIFMKQGIRLIRVNHSDINYVQAERDFCSVYLDDKRLLVSFHLKMLEDLLPQNIFFRVHRSYIVNLKKIQALKGNIIELNNQEIPIGANYRELLFKKLHL, encoded by the coding sequence ATGAACATAAAATGCATGGTGGTTGATGATGAACCTATCGCCAGAGATATGCTGGAAACCTACATCGGCCGAATCCCGGAACTTACATTGGTAAAGAGCTGTATGAATGCCGCTGAAGCCTATGATGTACTCCACGAATACGCTGTCGACCTGATTTTTCTGGATATTCAGATGCCGGTTATCAGCGGCACCGAATTTCTGCGTTCGCTGAGAAAGCCGCCCCTTGTTGTTTTTACAACCGCTTATTCAAAATATGCTGTTGAAGGTTTCGAACTGAACTCGGTTGATTATTTATTGAAACCAATTGTGTTTGAACGTTTCTATCAGGCAGTTCAAAAAGTAATGGATCGTTTATCGGGGTATGTTCCTGCTCATGCAGAAACACAGGAGCCTCCCGATTATATTTTTATGAAACAAGGCATCAGGTTGATTCGGGTCAATCACAGCGACATTAATTATGTCCAGGCTGAACGTGATTTCTGTTCTGTTTACCTGGACGATAAGCGTCTCCTGGTTAGTTTTCATCTGAAGATGCTGGAAGATTTACTGCCTCAGAATATTTTTTTCAGAGTACATCGTTCCTATATAGTGAACCTGAAGAAAATACAGGCCCTTAAGGGAAACATCATCGAATTAAATAACCAGGAGATACCCATAGGTGCTAATTACCGCGAACTGCTTTTTAAGAAACTTCATTTGTAA
- a CDS encoding efflux RND transporter periplasmic adaptor subunit, with the protein MKLRFFHSAIITATAGILVFSACSSGDQPAQTSEVKAITVKTALPSQGNKEGVTASGQLQSSRSADISTRVMGYITAIHVKAGDRVTKGQLLVSISNEDILAKKAQTEAAIAEASAAYQNAAKDFQRYNALYKEQSASAKELDNISLQYASAGARLKAAKQMKNEAQAMLAYTNLRAPFSGVVTRKLADAGNMASPGLPLLTIEQQGEFEVTAAIPETEITKLKTGQQAKMSIKSGGKTFTGVIREINQSSASTGGQYLIKITVPANEKKGLYSGMYVNVFIPIARETGSVTNEGSILVPLKSIVMRDQMTGIYTVSNSSQAVLRWVRLGKQYNGEAEVLSGLGKDEKFILEAQGRLYNGVPVKESNQ; encoded by the coding sequence ATGAAACTACGTTTTTTCCATTCAGCAATAATCACTGCAACGGCAGGAATCCTGGTATTCAGCGCCTGTTCGTCAGGAGACCAACCTGCACAAACATCAGAGGTCAAGGCAATTACCGTAAAAACAGCGCTCCCTTCACAGGGTAACAAAGAAGGCGTTACAGCAAGCGGGCAGCTTCAGTCATCGCGCAGCGCCGATATCAGTACCCGTGTGATGGGCTATATCACAGCCATTCACGTTAAAGCAGGCGACAGAGTTACAAAAGGCCAGTTGCTGGTAAGTATCAGCAACGAAGATATCCTTGCAAAAAAAGCTCAGACGGAGGCCGCCATTGCAGAAGCCAGTGCAGCTTATCAAAATGCAGCGAAAGACTTTCAGCGTTATAATGCACTTTACAAAGAGCAGAGCGCATCCGCAAAAGAACTCGACAACATTTCGCTGCAGTACGCTTCAGCCGGCGCACGACTAAAGGCAGCAAAGCAAATGAAGAATGAAGCACAAGCGATGCTTGCCTATACCAATCTCCGCGCGCCTTTCTCGGGCGTGGTAACGAGAAAACTAGCCGATGCGGGAAACATGGCCAGTCCGGGCTTACCCCTTCTCACCATCGAGCAACAGGGAGAATTCGAAGTAACCGCTGCGATACCAGAAACGGAAATAACAAAGTTAAAAACCGGCCAGCAGGCAAAGATGAGTATTAAATCGGGAGGAAAAACTTTTACCGGGGTTATCCGCGAAATCAATCAGTCATCCGCATCCACCGGCGGGCAGTACCTCATTAAGATCACTGTTCCGGCCAATGAAAAGAAAGGGCTGTATTCAGGAATGTATGTCAATGTGTTCATCCCCATAGCCCGCGAAACCGGCAGCGTAACGAACGAGGGCAGTATCCTTGTTCCTTTAAAAAGTATAGTCATGAGGGACCAGATGACCGGCATCTATACGGTTAGCAACAGTAGCCAGGCAGTACTGAGATGGGTAAGGCTCGGCAAACAGTATAACGGCGAGGCAGAAGTACTTTCAGGCCTCGGCAAAGACGAAAAGTTCATTCTTGAAGCTCAGGGCCGCCTCTACAACGGAGTCCCCGTGAAAGAATCAAATCAATAA
- a CDS encoding YgaP family membrane protein — translation MRERIIRAVAGSLVLISALLAFTVNINWLWLAVFVGFNLLQSSVTGFCPLEKILILLKVPSYPTNVPEELKN, via the coding sequence ATGAGAGAACGTATCATCAGGGCCGTAGCAGGCTCCCTGGTTTTAATCAGTGCCTTGCTGGCATTCACAGTAAACATTAACTGGCTGTGGCTGGCTGTATTTGTCGGGTTTAATCTGCTTCAGTCATCTGTTACAGGCTTTTGCCCGCTTGAAAAAATACTCATTCTTTTAAAAGTTCCTTCTTATCCAACAAATGTTCCCGAAGAGCTGAAAAATTAG
- a CDS encoding TIGR00341 family protein, translating to MHKEQNRFFRIIRIFFSRRFNLHVDKADEDDVILSIRKNTDFVGPNLWTLIFAIFIASIGLNVNSTAVIIGAMLISPLMGPIMGIGLGLGTNDFELIKKGARNLLIATIISIATSSLYFWLTPLHDAQSELLARTTPSVWDVFIAFFGGLAGIVAGTRKEKSNVIPGVAIATALMPPLCTAGYGIASGNIYYFLGAIYLYSINTVFIGISTFLIVRFLKFKVKHFENKRYEKKVSRYIIAIITITILPSIYLAYRIVDKSIFENNARAFITEQFRFKNTQVVNRTFKYSSKGNEIDLLLIGYELPDRTIDSIRKNLKNYKLFNTRLLVRQGLNAKQEIDFTQIKASILEDVFRKDSASLAVDNRENKLAIPIPDIHQELKALYPSLQKYSIYNVVERRTDTLPADTLTQVIADFTGPFSPAERIKMREWLKSRLKADSVKLIIQ from the coding sequence ATGCATAAAGAGCAGAACCGGTTTTTCAGAATTATAAGAATATTTTTCTCCAGACGATTTAATCTGCATGTCGACAAGGCAGACGAAGATGATGTGATCCTTTCTATCCGGAAGAACACTGATTTTGTGGGGCCCAATCTATGGACACTGATCTTTGCCATCTTTATAGCTTCCATCGGATTAAATGTAAATTCAACGGCAGTAATTATTGGTGCCATGCTTATTTCGCCACTCATGGGGCCGATAATGGGAATTGGTCTTGGGTTGGGCACCAACGATTTTGAGCTGATAAAAAAAGGAGCCCGTAACCTTTTAATTGCTACGATAATAAGCATTGCTACCTCAAGCCTTTATTTTTGGCTGACACCACTTCACGACGCCCAGAGTGAATTATTAGCACGTACCACTCCATCCGTCTGGGATGTTTTTATTGCTTTTTTTGGCGGCCTAGCAGGCATTGTTGCCGGAACCAGAAAAGAAAAAAGTAATGTCATCCCCGGAGTGGCTATTGCAACGGCGCTTATGCCTCCTCTTTGTACTGCAGGATACGGTATCGCATCGGGAAATATCTATTACTTCCTCGGTGCCATTTATCTCTATTCCATCAATACTGTTTTTATAGGTATAAGCACGTTTCTTATTGTTCGCTTTTTGAAGTTCAAAGTAAAGCACTTTGAAAACAAACGATATGAAAAGAAGGTCTCGCGCTATATTATCGCTATTATTACCATTACTATACTTCCCAGCATTTACCTCGCTTATCGCATCGTAGATAAAAGCATTTTTGAAAACAATGCCCGGGCCTTTATCACCGAGCAATTTCGTTTTAAAAACACGCAGGTGGTAAACCGTACCTTCAAATACAGTTCTAAAGGCAACGAAATAGATCTCCTTCTTATTGGCTATGAATTACCGGACCGAACCATCGATAGCATCCGTAAAAATCTTAAAAACTATAAACTTTTCAACACCAGGCTCCTTGTACGACAAGGATTAAATGCCAAACAGGAAATAGATTTCACACAGATCAAAGCAAGCATCCTGGAGGATGTGTTCAGGAAAGACTCAGCAAGCCTGGCAGTTGATAACCGGGAAAATAAACTAGCAATTCCCATTCCCGATATTCACCAGGAGCTTAAAGCTTTATATCCGTCTCTTCAGAAATACTCTATCTATAACGTCGTTGAGCGCAGAACGGACACGCTTCCCGCTGATACGTTGACACAGGTGATTGCAGACTTTACCGGCCCATTTAGCCCGGCTGAACGGATTAAAATGAGGGAATGGCTAAAGAGCCGGCTTAAAGCAGACTCTGTAAAGCTGATTATTCAATAA